A DNA window from Rhodococcus sp. Z13 contains the following coding sequences:
- a CDS encoding calcium-translocating P-type ATPase, PMCA-type: MSSQTAATTPGWHTREATEVARAFGVDPQRGLSATEVERRRAEHGPNLLEEAPRPPTWRRLLALLADRMTLVLVVAAVVSATVSREWETPVVIFAVIALNTVLNYVQESRAENSLQALRTMSVSTSRVLRDGRTVEIPRAELVPGDVVLVEAGDTVPADGRLVTAVRLQVAEAVLTGESQPVDKQAEIVADPDALLGDRSDMLFMNTEITRGRATMLVTGTGMRTEMGAIAALLESAGVERTPLQRRIGQLAQTLTIVAIVTVAVVFALGLLRGQSWSDLLVTAVSLAVATIPEGLTAVVAFTLAMGASRLAARGAIVKRLAAVETLGSTTHICTDKTGTLTLNEMTVQRLLVAGRTFRVTGTGYGTDGKILVGDGLPAPDLTEALLGMSLCNDASVRNGTLVGDPTEGALVVLAEKGGIDVDGVRTALSRIAEVPFDSDYKYMATFHTLPAGGYRCYAKGAPGVLLERAAAVTGSGGTVPLDDAARGRIRQAVEALASEGLRTLMIAGRDLDAVPRGDAEALQQKVSGLTVLAVVGIVDPPRTEAENAIAFAHEAGISVHMITGDHLVTASAIAGELGIRGAAASGADLDGLSDDELRQRAKEFGVLARVSPEHKIRFVEALQADGQIVAMTGDGVNDAPALEQADIGVAMGITGTDVSKSAADMILTDDNFATIVAAVAEGRGIYDNIVKFVKFQLTTAWGFVLVFLTAGALGLAGGAPFSALQILWVNIIMDGPPALSLGVDPAEPDAMKRPPRPAREALLDRPRVRRILGLGVVMTAGTIAVLHFGPELFPGSAADPLFATTLAFTTFVFYQVFNLFNVRSNLGSVFSAQTFTNHTVWIAIGAVIALQICVVQLGALQGVMDTTSLTSEQWLFAVAVGSTVLWVDEAGKFVARRLEARRTARAIAPALT; encoded by the coding sequence ATGTCCTCACAGACCGCAGCGACCACCCCGGGATGGCACACTCGGGAGGCGACGGAGGTCGCCCGTGCGTTCGGCGTCGACCCGCAGCGGGGACTGAGCGCGACCGAGGTCGAACGGCGCCGCGCCGAGCACGGCCCCAACCTCCTCGAAGAGGCGCCGCGGCCACCCACCTGGCGGCGACTGCTCGCCCTGCTCGCCGACCGGATGACCCTCGTGCTGGTCGTGGCGGCGGTGGTCAGCGCCACCGTCTCCCGCGAATGGGAGACCCCCGTCGTCATCTTCGCGGTGATCGCCCTCAACACCGTGCTGAACTACGTGCAGGAGTCCCGGGCAGAGAACAGCCTGCAGGCGCTGCGCACGATGTCGGTGTCCACCAGCCGCGTCCTGCGCGACGGCCGCACCGTCGAGATCCCGCGGGCCGAGCTGGTGCCCGGCGACGTCGTGCTCGTCGAAGCGGGGGACACCGTCCCGGCGGACGGGCGTCTCGTCACCGCGGTCCGGCTGCAGGTCGCCGAGGCCGTGCTCACCGGGGAGTCGCAGCCCGTCGACAAGCAGGCCGAGATCGTCGCCGATCCGGACGCCCTGCTCGGTGATCGCTCCGACATGCTGTTCATGAACACCGAGATCACCCGCGGCCGTGCCACGATGCTCGTCACCGGAACCGGGATGCGCACCGAGATGGGGGCCATCGCCGCCCTTCTCGAATCGGCCGGGGTCGAACGCACACCCCTGCAGCGGCGCATCGGGCAGCTCGCGCAGACCCTGACGATCGTCGCGATCGTGACGGTCGCGGTGGTGTTCGCCCTCGGGCTGCTACGGGGACAGTCGTGGTCGGATCTGCTGGTCACCGCGGTGTCGCTGGCGGTGGCGACGATCCCCGAGGGACTCACCGCGGTCGTCGCGTTCACCCTCGCGATGGGTGCCTCCCGGCTCGCCGCGCGCGGCGCGATCGTCAAACGGCTCGCGGCGGTGGAGACGCTCGGCAGCACCACGCACATCTGCACCGACAAGACCGGCACCCTCACCCTCAACGAGATGACGGTCCAGCGGCTGCTCGTCGCCGGCCGGACCTTCCGCGTCACCGGCACCGGGTACGGCACCGACGGCAAGATCCTCGTCGGCGACGGCCTGCCCGCACCGGATCTCACCGAGGCGCTGCTCGGCATGAGTCTGTGCAACGACGCGTCCGTGCGCAACGGCACGCTCGTCGGCGACCCCACCGAAGGTGCCCTCGTCGTGCTCGCCGAGAAGGGTGGCATCGACGTCGACGGGGTCCGCACGGCGTTGAGCCGGATCGCGGAGGTGCCCTTCGATTCCGACTACAAGTACATGGCCACCTTCCACACCCTGCCCGCCGGTGGCTACCGCTGCTACGCAAAGGGTGCCCCGGGGGTGCTGCTCGAACGCGCCGCGGCGGTCACCGGTTCCGGCGGGACGGTCCCGCTCGACGACGCCGCGCGGGGGCGGATCCGGCAGGCGGTGGAGGCCCTGGCGTCGGAGGGGCTGCGCACCCTCATGATCGCCGGCCGCGACCTCGACGCCGTGCCCCGAGGAGACGCGGAAGCGCTGCAGCAGAAGGTGTCCGGGCTGACGGTCCTCGCGGTCGTCGGCATCGTCGACCCGCCGCGTACCGAGGCCGAGAACGCCATCGCCTTTGCGCACGAGGCGGGGATCTCCGTGCACATGATCACCGGCGACCATCTGGTGACCGCCTCGGCGATCGCCGGGGAACTCGGTATCCGCGGCGCGGCCGCCTCCGGCGCCGACCTCGACGGCCTATCCGACGACGAACTGCGGCAGCGGGCAAAGGAATTCGGTGTTCTCGCGCGGGTCTCTCCCGAACACAAGATCCGCTTCGTCGAGGCGTTGCAGGCCGACGGGCAGATCGTCGCGATGACGGGCGACGGCGTGAACGACGCTCCCGCCCTCGAGCAGGCGGACATCGGTGTCGCGATGGGCATCACCGGCACCGACGTGTCCAAGAGCGCCGCCGACATGATCCTCACCGACGACAACTTCGCGACGATCGTCGCCGCGGTCGCCGAGGGCCGCGGAATCTACGACAACATCGTCAAGTTCGTGAAATTCCAGCTCACCACCGCGTGGGGGTTCGTCCTGGTCTTCCTGACCGCGGGGGCGCTCGGACTGGCGGGCGGCGCACCCTTCAGCGCCCTGCAGATCCTGTGGGTGAACATCATCATGGACGGCCCGCCCGCGCTGTCCCTCGGCGTCGACCCCGCCGAACCCGACGCCATGAAGCGGCCGCCGCGTCCCGCGCGGGAAGCCCTGCTCGACCGGCCGCGGGTGCGGCGCATCCTCGGTCTCGGGGTGGTGATGACCGCGGGCACCATCGCCGTCCTGCACTTCGGGCCCGAACTGTTCCCCGGCAGTGCGGCCGATCCGCTGTTCGCCACCACCCTCGCGTTCACGACCTTCGTCTTCTACCAGGTCTTCAACCTGTTCAACGTGCGCTCGAACCTCGGGTCGGTGTTCTCGGCGCAGACATTCACCAACCACACCGTCTGGATCGCGATCGGCGCCGTGATCGCCCTGCAGATCTGCGTCGTGCAGCTCGGGGCGCTGCAGGGTGTCATGGACACCACCTCGCTCACCTCCGAGCAGTGGCTGTTCGCGGTCGCGGTCGGCTCGACGGTGCTGTGGGTGGACGAGGCCGGCAAGTTCGTGGCGCGCCGCCTCGAGGCCCGGCGCACTGCCCGGGCGATCGCGCCCGCGCTCACCTGA
- a CDS encoding MFS transporter has translation MTTTASGRPLDDPAAPATGRRVRTLVMWALALGGFGIGTTEFVAMGLLPEIAASVGVSEPTAGHVVSAYAAGVVVGAPLIATIAARVPRRTLLVALMVAFTLGNAATVLAPNYGLLVASRFVAGLPHGAYFGVAALVAAHLAGPGRRAQAVALVMTGLSVANVVGVPAASWLGMALGWRSAFVLVAVIGAATVAALAAWVPSLSIPTTSVRIELGALKSARVWLTLATAVIGFGGVFAVYTYISTTLTDVAGVPKSLVPVALMLFGLGMVAGNMVGGRLADRAVVPAVFATVTALAVLLAVFVAAAHNPYTAFLLVFGLGMGCAAVGPALQVRLMDVAEDAQTLAASLHHAAFNLANAFGAWIGGVVIAAGLGYTAPAAVGVVLALAGVAVFAVSIRGRDWIRS, from the coding sequence ATGACCACCACGGCTTCCGGCCGCCCCCTCGACGATCCCGCGGCCCCGGCGACCGGCCGGCGCGTCCGCACCCTCGTGATGTGGGCACTCGCGCTCGGCGGGTTCGGCATCGGCACCACCGAGTTCGTGGCGATGGGCCTGCTGCCGGAGATCGCGGCGAGCGTCGGCGTCTCCGAACCCACCGCCGGGCACGTCGTGTCCGCCTACGCGGCCGGCGTCGTCGTCGGGGCGCCGCTGATCGCGACGATCGCCGCTCGCGTCCCCCGCAGGACCCTGCTGGTCGCGCTGATGGTGGCGTTCACCCTCGGCAACGCGGCGACCGTGCTGGCCCCGAACTACGGGCTGCTGGTCGCCTCCCGCTTCGTCGCGGGCCTGCCGCACGGCGCGTACTTCGGGGTCGCGGCACTGGTCGCGGCGCACCTCGCCGGGCCCGGCCGCCGCGCGCAGGCGGTGGCGCTGGTGATGACGGGCCTGTCCGTCGCCAACGTCGTCGGGGTGCCGGCGGCGTCGTGGCTGGGCATGGCTCTGGGCTGGAGATCGGCGTTCGTGCTGGTCGCGGTGATCGGCGCGGCCACAGTGGCCGCCCTGGCCGCGTGGGTGCCGTCGTTGTCGATCCCCACCACCAGCGTGCGGATCGAACTCGGGGCGCTGAAGAGCGCGCGGGTGTGGCTGACCCTGGCCACCGCGGTCATCGGCTTCGGCGGGGTCTTCGCCGTCTACACCTACATCAGCACCACCCTCACCGACGTCGCGGGCGTACCGAAGTCGCTGGTGCCGGTCGCGCTGATGCTGTTCGGTCTCGGCATGGTCGCCGGGAACATGGTCGGCGGGCGTCTCGCCGACCGCGCCGTGGTCCCCGCCGTCTTCGCGACCGTCACCGCCCTCGCGGTGCTGCTCGCCGTCTTCGTCGCCGCCGCGCACAATCCGTATACGGCGTTCCTGCTGGTCTTCGGGCTCGGGATGGGCTGCGCCGCCGTCGGGCCGGCCCTGCAGGTGCGGCTGATGGACGTCGCCGAGGACGCCCAGACCCTCGCCGCCTCGCTGCACCACGCGGCGTTCAACCTCGCCAACGCGTTCGGCGCGTGGATCGGGGGCGTGGTGATCGCGGCCGGTCTCGGCTACACCGCTCCCGCCGCGGTCGGGGTGGTGCTCGCCCTCGCCGGGGTCGCCGTGTTCGCGGTCTCCATCCGGGGACGTGATTGGATACGGTCGTGA
- the tgt gene encoding tRNA guanosine(34) transglycosylase Tgt — protein MTDPSIPSPPDPFFSVGARLDNGLGRTGTIHTPHGDIRTPAFVPVGTKATVKAVLPETMADLGAQALLANAYHLYLQPGSDIVDEAGGLGKFMNWSGPTFTDSGGFQVMSLGAGFKKVIAMEAVGEQNDDVIAKGKERLAHVDDDGVTFKSHLDGSRHRFTPEVSMRIQHELGADIMFAFDELTTLMNTRGYQERSLERTQAWAVRCIAEHEKLTAERAHRPYQALFGVVQGAQYEDLRRQACRGLESIVGETGRGFDGYGIGGALEKHNLGTIVRWCTEELPEHKPRHLLGISEPDDVFVAVEHGVDTFDCVNPSRVARNAAIYHPDGRFNIDTSRFRRDFTPIDENCDCYTCRNYTRAYIHHLFKAKEMLSSTLCTIHNERFTVRLVDDIRTSIENGTFEEFKTETLGRFYRNRRQA, from the coding sequence GTGACCGATCCCAGCATTCCGTCCCCGCCCGACCCGTTCTTCTCCGTCGGTGCGCGTCTCGACAACGGACTCGGGCGCACGGGCACGATCCACACCCCGCATGGCGACATCCGCACCCCGGCGTTCGTCCCGGTGGGCACGAAGGCCACGGTCAAGGCCGTGCTGCCCGAGACCATGGCCGACCTCGGGGCGCAGGCGCTGCTCGCCAACGCCTACCACCTCTACCTGCAGCCGGGATCGGACATCGTCGACGAGGCCGGTGGGCTCGGCAAGTTCATGAACTGGTCCGGCCCGACCTTCACCGACAGCGGCGGCTTCCAGGTCATGTCGCTCGGCGCCGGGTTCAAGAAGGTCATCGCGATGGAGGCAGTCGGCGAGCAGAACGACGACGTCATCGCCAAGGGCAAGGAACGGCTCGCCCACGTCGACGACGACGGGGTGACCTTCAAGTCGCACCTCGACGGCTCGCGGCACCGGTTCACCCCCGAGGTGTCGATGCGCATCCAGCACGAGCTCGGCGCCGACATCATGTTCGCCTTCGACGAGCTGACCACCCTGATGAACACCCGCGGCTACCAGGAACGTTCCCTCGAACGGACCCAGGCCTGGGCGGTGCGGTGCATCGCCGAGCACGAGAAGCTCACCGCCGAACGCGCGCACCGTCCCTACCAGGCGCTCTTCGGCGTGGTGCAGGGCGCGCAGTACGAGGACCTGCGCCGGCAGGCCTGCCGCGGGCTCGAATCCATCGTGGGGGAGACCGGGCGCGGTTTCGACGGCTACGGCATCGGCGGGGCGCTCGAGAAGCACAATCTCGGCACCATCGTGCGGTGGTGCACCGAGGAACTGCCCGAGCACAAGCCGCGGCACCTACTGGGCATCAGCGAACCCGACGACGTCTTCGTCGCCGTCGAGCACGGGGTCGACACCTTCGACTGCGTCAATCCGTCGCGGGTCGCGCGCAACGCCGCGATCTACCATCCGGACGGCCGGTTCAACATCGACACCAGCCGCTTCCGCCGCGACTTCACGCCGATCGACGAGAACTGCGACTGCTACACCTGCCGGAACTACACGCGGGCGTACATCCACCACCTGTTCAAGGCGAAGGAGATGCTCTCGTCCACTCTGTGCACGATCCACAACGAGCGGTTCACGGTGCGCCTCGTCGACGACATCCGGACGAGCATCGAGAACGGCACGTTCGAGGAGTTCAAGACCGAGACACTGGGCCGTTTCTACAGGAACCGGCGTCAGGCCTGA
- a CDS encoding queuosine precursor transporter, with the protein MTEHGPTTTPTTDHVAFAHVGRSSYPGILVLFTAVLMISNICATKGIAFFESAEFSLGPLQILPIITDGGFFLFPLAYILGDVLSEVYGFAATRRAVFYGFGAVALSALCFWITQQLPAADFYAGQESFETVLGVVPRMLLAGLAGYVVGQLLNAYVLVRIKERTKEKHLWARLIGSTVVGEFADTLIFCSIAAGVIGIATWADFVNYVLVGFLWKTLVEIVVLPVTYRVIAYVKKREPTYA; encoded by the coding sequence GTGACAGAGCACGGACCGACCACCACCCCGACCACCGACCACGTGGCGTTCGCGCACGTGGGCCGCAGCTCCTATCCGGGGATCCTGGTGCTGTTCACGGCCGTGCTGATGATCTCCAACATCTGCGCGACGAAGGGCATCGCCTTCTTCGAGAGCGCGGAGTTCTCCCTCGGCCCGCTGCAGATCCTGCCGATCATCACCGACGGCGGGTTCTTCCTGTTCCCGCTGGCCTACATCCTCGGCGACGTGCTCAGCGAGGTGTACGGCTTCGCGGCCACCCGCCGCGCCGTGTTCTACGGCTTCGGGGCGGTGGCGCTGTCGGCGCTGTGCTTCTGGATCACCCAGCAGCTCCCCGCCGCCGACTTCTACGCCGGTCAGGAGTCCTTCGAGACCGTGCTCGGCGTGGTGCCGCGGATGCTGCTCGCCGGCCTCGCCGGCTACGTGGTCGGACAGTTGCTCAACGCCTACGTCCTCGTGCGCATCAAGGAACGCACCAAGGAGAAGCACCTGTGGGCGCGCCTGATCGGGTCCACGGTGGTCGGCGAGTTCGCCGACACCCTGATCTTCTGCTCGATCGCCGCGGGTGTCATCGGCATCGCGACCTGGGCGGACTTCGTGAACTACGTGCTCGTCGGCTTCCTGTGGAAGACCCTCGTCGAGATCGTCGTGCTGCCCGTGACCTACCGCGTCATCGCGTACGTCAAGAAGCGCGAACCCACCTACGCGTGA
- a CDS encoding RDD family protein: protein MTTDGYPPPPQNPHLPDGPGYGAPQGGPYGFPGQGFGDRGFGDQGFGGRTPAGLLPRLGARMLDSLVVGLPMGLLTFVVALSTHSFVYDLLMSALTGAVAFGYWTYFESTRGTTPGKKLLGLSVVAPDGGRPTFEQAAKRNAFEALQILTGVPLLGWVADLIYLIVCIGIAVTIGQNPSRQGFHDVFAGGTRVVRS from the coding sequence TTGACGACGGACGGATACCCACCACCTCCGCAGAACCCCCACCTCCCGGACGGGCCCGGGTACGGTGCGCCGCAGGGTGGCCCCTACGGCTTTCCCGGCCAGGGCTTCGGCGACCGGGGATTCGGCGACCAGGGATTCGGTGGCAGGACTCCCGCCGGGCTGCTGCCACGCCTGGGCGCACGCATGCTCGATTCGCTCGTGGTGGGTCTCCCGATGGGACTTCTCACCTTCGTGGTGGCCCTCTCGACGCACAGCTTCGTCTACGACCTCCTGATGTCGGCGCTGACGGGTGCCGTCGCGTTCGGGTACTGGACGTACTTCGAGTCGACTCGGGGAACGACGCCCGGGAAGAAGCTCCTCGGCCTGTCGGTCGTCGCACCCGATGGGGGCCGTCCCACCTTCGAGCAGGCCGCCAAGCGCAATGCGTTCGAGGCGCTGCAGATCCTCACAGGTGTCCCGCTCCTGGGATGGGTGGCGGACCTGATCTATCTGATCGTCTGCATCGGAATCGCCGTCACCATCGGGCAGAACCCGAGCAGACAGGGATTCCACGACGTCTTCGCAGGCGGCACGCGGGTCGTCAGGTCCTGA
- the gluQRS gene encoding tRNA glutamyl-Q(34) synthetase GluQRS, protein MSISDEDVAGAGRFAPSPSGDLHLGNLRTAVLAWLFARSTNRRFLVRVEDLDRVRPGAEQRQLADLEALGLVWDDRVVHQSRRTRLYDEAIDRLHDAGLTYECYCTRREILEATSAPHAPAGAYPGTCRDLTEAQRAEKRESGRAPAIRLRATEEWYTIHDLLHGDFTGIVDDLVLRRNDGKPAYNLAVVVDDAAQGIDQVVRGDDLLTSAPRQAYLAHLLGLPVPVYAHVPLALNAEGKRLAKRDGAVTMADRIALGDTPADVLGTIAVSLRLADPGEPVSMQLLLDRWNPVRLPRDPWVFVPS, encoded by the coding sequence GTGTCGATTTCGGACGAGGACGTGGCCGGAGCGGGTCGTTTCGCGCCCAGCCCCTCGGGCGATCTGCACCTCGGCAATCTGCGCACCGCGGTCCTGGCGTGGCTGTTCGCGCGGTCCACGAACCGCCGGTTCCTCGTGCGTGTCGAGGACCTCGACCGGGTGCGGCCCGGTGCCGAGCAGCGTCAGCTCGCCGATCTCGAGGCCCTCGGCCTGGTCTGGGACGACCGGGTGGTGCACCAGTCCCGCCGCACCCGCCTGTACGACGAGGCGATCGACCGTCTGCACGACGCGGGCCTGACCTACGAGTGCTACTGCACGCGCCGCGAGATCCTCGAGGCGACCTCCGCTCCCCACGCGCCGGCGGGCGCCTATCCGGGCACCTGCCGTGATCTGACCGAGGCCCAGCGGGCGGAGAAACGCGAGTCGGGCCGGGCACCCGCGATCCGGCTGCGGGCCACCGAGGAGTGGTACACCATCCACGACCTGCTGCACGGCGACTTCACCGGCATCGTCGACGACCTCGTCCTGCGCCGCAACGACGGCAAGCCCGCCTACAACCTGGCCGTCGTCGTCGACGACGCCGCGCAGGGCATCGACCAGGTGGTACGCGGCGACGACCTGCTCACCTCCGCCCCGCGGCAGGCCTATCTGGCCCACCTGCTCGGCCTGCCGGTGCCGGTCTACGCCCACGTCCCGCTGGCGCTCAACGCCGAGGGCAAACGCCTCGCCAAGCGCGACGGTGCCGTGACGATGGCCGACCGGATCGCGCTCGGAGACACCCCGGCCGACGTGCTCGGCACGATCGCGGTGTCGCTGCGTCTGGCGGACCCGGGTGAGCCCGTCTCGATGCAGTTGCTGCTGGACCGCTGGAATCCCGTGCGGCTGCCCCGCGACCCCTGGGTGTTCGTCCCGTCCTGA
- a CDS encoding LysR family transcriptional regulator, which yields MNVPSADDLLVLLAVGRSGRFTSAADELGVNHTTISRRIAALERSLGGRVLTRSAGGWELTDLGRDALAAAERIESAIRGLGNPGGQRRLEGVVRVSATDGFSAYIAAPAGALVRQRHPGITVEIVATTRRASQQRSGMDVEVVVGQPQVHRAEAHRLADYTLGLYASREYLAAHGSPASVRDLRNHRLVYFIDSMLQVDDLDAARRLAPAMQDSVSSTNVFVHVEATRAAAGLGLLPCFMADRHPDLVRLLPTEVEARLTYWLVARTETLRRPEVGAVVTAIREVAHAQRAALLGRPAGDGAPASAR from the coding sequence ATGAACGTTCCGTCGGCCGACGACCTCCTCGTCCTGCTCGCCGTGGGCCGCAGCGGCCGGTTCACCAGCGCCGCCGACGAGCTCGGCGTCAACCACACGACCATCTCGCGGCGCATCGCCGCCCTCGAGCGCAGCCTCGGCGGGCGCGTGCTCACCCGCTCCGCCGGCGGATGGGAGCTGACCGACCTCGGCCGGGACGCGCTCGCCGCCGCCGAACGCATCGAGTCCGCGATCCGCGGTCTCGGCAATCCCGGCGGCCAGCGCCGCCTCGAGGGTGTGGTCCGGGTGTCGGCCACCGACGGGTTCAGCGCCTACATCGCCGCCCCGGCCGGTGCGCTCGTCCGGCAGCGGCATCCGGGGATCACCGTGGAGATCGTCGCGACCACCCGGCGCGCGTCGCAGCAGCGTTCCGGGATGGACGTCGAGGTGGTCGTGGGGCAGCCGCAGGTGCACCGCGCCGAGGCGCACCGCCTCGCCGACTACACCCTCGGCCTGTACGCCTCGCGGGAGTACCTCGCCGCGCACGGCAGCCCCGCCTCGGTGCGCGACCTGCGCAACCACCGGCTGGTCTACTTCATCGACTCGATGCTGCAGGTCGACGACCTCGACGCCGCGCGTCGGCTCGCCCCGGCCATGCAGGACTCGGTGAGCTCGACGAACGTGTTCGTGCACGTCGAGGCGACCCGCGCGGCGGCGGGGCTGGGACTGCTGCCCTGTTTCATGGCCGACCGGCACCCCGATCTGGTCCGTCTCCTGCCGACCGAGGTCGAGGCGCGGCTCACCTACTGGCTGGTCGCGCGGACGGAGACGTTGCGCCGCCCGGAGGTGGGCGCGGTCGTCACCGCGATCCGGGAGGTCGCCCACGCGCAGCGGGCGGCGTTGCTGGGCAGACCCGCCGGTGACGGTGCGCCGGCGTCCGCTCGTTAG
- a CDS encoding MFS transporter, producing the protein MSVDQARTDGPESSSSALRRVVGASMAGTVVEWYEFFLYGTAATLVFSKIFFPEGGNELDAIIAAFVTYAVGFVARPLGGIVFGHFGDRFGRKQLLQTSIIMVGVATFLMGCLPTFGAIGYWAPALLVTLRFVQGFAVGGEWGGAVLLVAEHSPDRSRGFWASWPQAGVPMGNLIATVVLLVLTTTLPESAFLSWGWRVAFWFSAVIVLIGYYIRTKVTDAPIFLEAQQEAEKLKETSFNVFEVLKRYPRGVFTAMGLRFAENVMYYLVVTFSITYLKVVVHADTSHILWWMLAAHAVHFLVIPVVGRLSDRLGRRPVYMIGAVTAGAWGFLAFPMMDTANSALIVAAIVIGLVFHSFMYAGQPAIMAEMFPTRMRYSGVSLGYQVTSIVAGSLAPIIATALLSRYASSVPISFYLLASSLVTIVAVVVARETKGVSLRDIDAADAEAVAREKTVTDRVSA; encoded by the coding sequence ATGAGCGTCGATCAGGCACGAACGGACGGGCCGGAGAGTTCGTCCTCCGCCCTGCGGAGGGTCGTCGGTGCGTCCATGGCGGGCACCGTCGTCGAGTGGTACGAGTTCTTCCTCTACGGCACCGCCGCCACCCTCGTCTTCTCGAAGATCTTCTTCCCCGAGGGCGGCAACGAGCTCGACGCGATCATCGCGGCCTTCGTCACCTACGCGGTCGGCTTCGTCGCCCGGCCCCTCGGCGGCATCGTCTTCGGGCACTTCGGAGACCGCTTCGGCCGCAAGCAACTGCTGCAGACCAGCATCATCATGGTCGGCGTCGCGACCTTCCTCATGGGCTGCCTGCCGACCTTCGGTGCCATCGGATACTGGGCCCCGGCGCTGCTCGTGACGCTCCGGTTCGTCCAGGGCTTCGCGGTCGGCGGCGAATGGGGTGGCGCGGTGCTGCTGGTCGCCGAGCACAGTCCCGACCGGTCGCGCGGATTCTGGGCCTCGTGGCCGCAGGCCGGTGTGCCGATGGGCAACCTCATCGCCACGGTCGTCCTGCTCGTGCTCACCACGACGCTGCCCGAATCGGCCTTCCTGTCGTGGGGCTGGCGCGTCGCGTTCTGGTTCTCGGCCGTCATCGTGCTGATCGGCTACTACATCCGCACCAAGGTCACCGACGCCCCGATCTTCCTCGAGGCGCAGCAGGAGGCCGAGAAACTGAAGGAGACCTCCTTCAACGTCTTCGAGGTGCTCAAGCGTTACCCGCGCGGCGTCTTCACCGCGATGGGCCTTCGGTTCGCCGAGAACGTCATGTACTACCTCGTCGTCACCTTCTCCATCACCTACCTGAAGGTCGTCGTCCACGCCGACACCAGCCACATCCTGTGGTGGATGCTCGCCGCGCACGCGGTGCACTTCCTGGTGATCCCGGTGGTCGGGCGGCTCTCGGACCGCCTGGGACGCAGGCCCGTCTACATGATCGGCGCCGTCACCGCGGGGGCGTGGGGTTTCCTCGCCTTCCCGATGATGGACACCGCCAACAGCGCGCTGATCGTCGCGGCCATCGTCATCGGCCTGGTCTTCCACTCCTTCATGTACGCCGGGCAGCCCGCGATCATGGCGGAGATGTTCCCGACCCGCATGCGGTACTCGGGTGTCTCCCTGGGCTACCAGGTCACCTCGATCGTCGCCGGGTCGCTCGCGCCGATCATCGCGACCGCGCTGCTCAGCCGCTACGCGTCGTCGGTGCCGATCTCCTTCTACCTGCTCGCGTCGTCGCTCGTGACGATCGTCGCGGTGGTCGTCGCCCGCGAGACCAAGGGTGTCTCGCTGCGCGACATCGACGCCGCCGACGCCGAGGCCGTCGCCCGGGAGAAGACCGTCACCGATCGGGTGTCGGCATGA
- a CDS encoding 3-hydroxybutyrate dehydrogenase, with protein sequence MRARRALVTGGAGGIGAACARTLADAGMHVTVADVDEVAAKAVAHEIGGEAWGVDLLDTDGLDGLRLDVDVLVNNAGIQVVRPVEDFALADFRRIQTLMVEAPFLLVKAALPGMYERGFGRIVNVSSVHGLRASAFKAGYVTAKHGLEGLSKVVALEGGPKGVTSNCVNPGYVRTPLVERQIAEQSRVHGIPEDRVLSEVLLTGQAVPRMVEPEEVASLVAWLASDEAGMVTGASYTMDGGWSAR encoded by the coding sequence ATGAGAGCCCGCCGCGCACTCGTGACCGGCGGCGCCGGCGGGATCGGCGCGGCCTGCGCCCGGACCCTCGCCGACGCCGGGATGCACGTCACCGTCGCCGACGTCGACGAGGTCGCCGCCAAGGCCGTCGCCCACGAGATCGGCGGGGAGGCCTGGGGCGTGGACCTGCTCGACACCGACGGGCTCGACGGGCTCCGTCTCGACGTCGACGTCCTCGTCAACAACGCCGGCATCCAGGTGGTCCGGCCCGTGGAGGACTTCGCGCTCGCGGACTTCCGCCGCATCCAGACCCTCATGGTGGAGGCGCCCTTCCTGCTCGTGAAGGCGGCGCTGCCCGGGATGTACGAGCGGGGATTCGGCCGCATCGTCAACGTCTCGTCGGTGCACGGCCTGCGCGCCTCGGCGTTCAAGGCCGGCTACGTCACCGCCAAGCACGGTCTCGAAGGGCTGTCCAAGGTGGTCGCGCTCGAGGGCGGGCCGAAGGGCGTGACGAGCAACTGCGTCAACCCCGGCTACGTGCGCACCCCGCTGGTCGAGCGGCAGATCGCCGAACAGTCCCGTGTGCACGGTATCCCGGAGGACCGGGTGCTGTCCGAGGTGCTGCTCACCGGCCAGGCCGTGCCGCGGATGGTCGAACCGGAGGAGGTTGCCTCGCTCGTCGCCTGGCTGGCCTCCGACGAGGCGGGCATGGTGACCGGCGCGTCGTACACGATGGACGGCGGCTGGTCGGCCCGGTAG